DNA sequence from the Xenopus tropicalis strain Nigerian chromosome 4, UCB_Xtro_10.0, whole genome shotgun sequence genome:
GGCTCAGCACTTGGGAGGCCAAACAGTATCTGCTGCTCGGGCTGTGAGTGCTACTCAGCTCTGCCTGATGGGGGAGTCAGTGAGCAGATCACACACGTATAGTGAATGCCCCGGGCAAGGAGCCATGATAGTATCAGGCAACAtagctctctctctcttgctgCACACACTATGAGCCCAGAAGGTGAAGTTGCCCCAAAGCCCAATAATCTTTAGAAGGAAACTCTGCAGAACCGAGTCTCCCCGGCAGGACCACTGGCTGCAGAGTGATTGGCACTTGGAGAAATGGTTTGGATGGCACCTCCTGGCATTGCCCTCAGCCATTCCACACAAGCCTACAGAGACAGGGGCCGGCTCCATGGCCGCTCTGCGCACAGAAAAGCTTGTTTTGTTCATTACTGGGGCTTTTTATAAAGAGGATTATAGGGAAATATGAATATAAGCTTCACTCGGCACCAACATTTCTAGATTTTTTGCTCGGAAAAGATTTATGAGGCACAGCGGGCACAGGAGCGAGGGGGTCATTCGGGGATACTGTGCGCTTCATCTTGAGAAATGTTCTGTGGATGAGAAATGCTTGGGATTTCCATAGGAAGTTTTCTGGGGGCGGGGTTTGTGCTGGGGAAGCGGCTCCTCCCATGTGGGACAATTGGGGGTTTCCGGAAAGAACTGACATCAAACTCATCCCATTATAGAGAGAGGGAAACATAATCGGGAAATACACTAAAGGGCCAAAAGTATGGGCACACCTGCCCCCTAACACCTCATTTCCGGAGCTGGGgggttaatatgaagttgcccctcccattgctgctataactgcccctgcccttctgggaaggttcccactagatggtggaacagtgttgctgggagttgctcccattcagccacaagggcattagtgaggttgggcagtgatgttgggggtcaggctcacagtcggggttccatcccacagggggtcagttgggttgggggtcagggctcagtcaggttcttcccatctcagcaaacccattctgtacctggctctgtgcatgggggcattattgtgctgaaacagggaaGGGCCCCCCCAAACAGAGTAGGGAGTACGTACTTGCCAGGAATTTCATTGTACCCCGTTTAAGGTTCTACTGGCACCAGGTTCAGACCTGTATGTACCTGCTATAGATTTTGTGCCTCGGAGCAACAGAAACATCCCATTTACTGTTTCTGTGCTTCCCTTCTAGAGTGGTCCAGCAGGAATCGGAAAGAGCAAAGACCTGGAAGAATCCCAGTGCTGTGAATGGCTGCACGGACCGACCCATAGACATTCTGGAGATGCTCAGCAAGGCCAAGAATGAATATGAACAGGTAGACTTGGCGAGGATGTAAATACCCTGGGTGTTAAGGTGCCCACACAAGCAGGCATTGACTCCGATATTCTTTAGTCCCCAACCTGATTTCTGAGTCGGCCAGAGACCCCCAGCCCTTAGGAAGTGGATCTGCGTGGGCCCTGCATGGGATCTGACCATTGGCCAGAGGGCCAAACCTCTAAATCTGCAAGATTTAGCCCAAAATGTCATTgtccaaatcaggcaaagatgaTTATTAATGTATTGATAAAGCTCCTCTCAGTACTATGGCGCTGTACGGTAGAAGGGTGGGTACATCGAACTGATAAGATATACAAGGGGCTCTGCTCAGCAGACATTACAGTCTGAAAATCCATGTTTTAGGCAACCATTCCATTCATGTGTGGACAGCTCCTAACAGAGTCCTATGGAGGTTAGAGTGTGAGTTCTTAGGGTAAGCACCCGGGGAAACAATGTACACTGGTTATTTATCCTATTCACACCATGCCCATTAAAAGGCACTGAGGGGCAACACAGGGCACGGCCAGTGAAAGTGCACTCGCACGTAATAATGAGAAGCCCGAGAGAGGGGAGGGGCTTATTTAGGTACCGCGTGCCAGATGGATCAGGAAATAATCCTGTTGAGCTGCCCACACGGGGTTTGGCACCGTGTCAGTGTGTTGTGCCCACTAAGGCACTGGGAGATTTATTAGGAACTGAGTGGCGTAATCTGCAGTCTTCCAAATACAGTGTAATCCCCCCCGGGGAGGGTATAGCCGCCCACACTGCTCTGTACCTGAGGGAATAACATTCATTTATTATGGTGTCTCATCCTGCCCCGTACTATACCCCTTATATCATCTCAAACTGCTccgtaggatctgtgccactgtgacagaatgctctgttatacagatagctagaatctcagccataaagcagggcaggactgctgcttacaatggggggatcagataggatctgtgccactgtgacagaatgctctgttatacagatagctagaatctcagccataaagcagggcaggactgctgcttacaatggggggatcagataggatctgtgccactgtgacagaatgctctgttatacagatagctagaatctcagccataaagcagggcaggactgctgcttacaatgggggggggggggggggggggggatcagataggatctgtgccactgtgacagaatgctctgttatacagatagctagaatctcagccataaagcagggcaggactgctgcttacaatgggggggggggggggatcagataggatctgtgccactgtgacagaatgctctgttatacagatagctagaatctcagccataaagcagggcaggactgctgcttacaatgggggggatcagataggatctgtgccactgtgacagaatgctctgttatacagatagctagaatctcagccataaagcagggcaggactgctgcttacaatggggggatcagataggatctgtgccactgtgacagaatgctctgttatacagatagctagaatctcagccataaagcagggcaggactgctgcttacaatggggggatcagataggatctgtgccactgtgacagaatgctctgttatacaaatAGCTAGAATCtcggccataaagcagggcaggactgctgcttacaatggggggatcagataggatctgtgccactgtgacagaatgctctgttatacagatagctagaatctcagccataaagcagggcaggactgctgcttacaatggggggatcagataggatctgtgccactgtgacagaatgctctgttatacagatagctagaatctcggccataaagcagggcaggactgctgcttacaggaCACAGGACTCACAGAGGATGAATGAATTTGACACAGTTACAAAATGTCACTTAATCTTTGTTTTTCTCCTGTTTAGGGCCAGGGGCTGAATGACAGTGGGAATGGATCTTATTCTGAGAAGCCAAACTATAAAAAGGCGGACAGTTTGGAGGCCCCAGAAAACTCTGCTCCTGCACAAGAAAAGGTAAATCTGTGCCTCGTTACTGTTAGTTTactgggggaaatgctgcataaACAGACTTGCCAGTGCCTACACACCCACTTTCAAACTTTCattgtttacttatcctttaaaaattGACGGCAAAATGTAATAGAGGCAGCAAGCaaatgggctgttcctgctgaatagagagtgatattctgagacaatttgcaattggtcttcattttttattatttgtagtcttttagttattttattttttgttcagcagctatctggttgctagggtccaaattaccttagcaaccaggaagtggtttgaatgaaagactgctatatgaataggggaggggctaaatagaaatataaggaataaaacataaaagtaacaataaaactggagcctcacagagcaatagggtttggctgccggggtcagtgacccccatttaaaagctgcaaagaggcagaataagaaggcaaataattaaaaactataacaaataatgaagactaattaaaaagttgcttaaagttggccattctataacatactaaaagttaacttcccctttaatgttagtGTGGAGGTCACTGCCGCCCATCAGGAACCCTATTTTTAGTCTTGCGGGGAAACGAAGGGTTAAAGGGTGCTTTTAGTTGCTGTTCCCCGCAGGGCACAACCGGCTCTGTTTAATTAGAGGGCTGCATCCTGTGGCTGAGCTCGTTATCTAATTGTCCGTGATCTCCCTAAATGCGTTGCTGTCATTAGGCGGAAGTGCGGTACGGCCGTGCCTCGTACGCGGGCACAAAGGGCATTTAGCCTGGGGCAAAACAGATAACCCCAATATCTGCCATTCCCAGGTTAAACCTCTTACAATGTTCTGTGCATCTCTGTATTGCTGAGGTgtaacactgccccctagtggcgCTCAGCACTAATGCCTCTGATCTCCTGTGCTTTCAGGCCGTGCCTCGTATATGGGCACAAAGGGCATTTAGCTTGGGGCAGAACTGTGCCGATAACCCCAATATCTGCCACTCCCAGGTTACACCTCTCACAATGTTCTGTGCATCTCTGTATTGCTGAGGTgtaacactgccccctagtggcgCTCAGCACTAATGCCTCTGATCTCCTGTGCTTTCAGGCCGTGCCTCGTATATGGGCACAAAGGGCATTTAGCTTGGGGCAGAACTGTGCCGATAACCCCAATATCTGCCACTCCCAGGTTACACCTCTCACAATGTTCTGTGCATCTCTGTATTGCTGAGGTgtaacactgccccctagtggcgCTCAGCACTAATGCCTCTGATCTCCTGTGCTTTCAGGCCGTGCCTCGTATATGGGCACAAAGGGCATTTAGCTTGGGGCAGAACTGTGCCGATAACCCCAATATCTGCCACTCCCAGGTTACACCTCTCACAATGTTCTGTGCATCTCTGTATTGCTGAGGTgtaacactgccccctagtggcgCTCAGCACTAATGCCTCTGATCTCCTGTGCTTTCAGGCCGTACACAAACATCTCACAGTTGAAGAACTATTTGGAACCTCGGTAACGAAAGAGCAGCCGGCGGCCAATTGTTACCCCAGTTTGGAGCCAAGCGACAGGCGCCCCCAATTGTATGCCCCCGCCTCCTGCGAGCAGCCATCGCCAGTGGTGGTGAAGGCAGCTTGTGCTTCTTTCAATGCCGTTGCCAGTGACTTTAGCCACCCTGCGTGTGTGGCGCCCACAGTATTTGCCCAAGGCCCGGGCCAACGGCCGCCATCACAGGCAGTGGCAAACCTAATCAGTTTAAGCCCCAGTCTGGGTATAGCAACTGCCCCAGAAGGGCTGATAAGTGCCATTCAATCTGCCCCTGGGCAGGTCTCACCCCTCCTGAGCCAACCTGTACCAGAATGGCACCTCCTGCCCCCACTGGCACCAGTCAGCTCCAGCAGTGTTGTTAACTCTTCCCATTCCGGGGCTGATCTTCTCCACAAGCTGAAGCTGATTCCGCACACAGACCAGGTCCAAACGCAGCCCTTAAGCAAAGCCTCCATTGCCCCAAAATTCTCTTCTGCCCTGGGCCAGCTGGCTACACCCGAGAGCTTTAAAGGAGGCATAATGAAGCCTGTTCCAAGCACCGGCCTAGTTATGGCGCCTCTTCAGGTAACTCCAGGAATTACAGCTGTCTTTCTGCAACTTGTCCTTTAATTGTCTTTCCTGGGTGCCAATGAAATGTTTGGGGTCATTAGCACCAAATTAAGGGGCTGCACCAATATTGATCCTTTGTGAGAAAATACATTCTGCCTAAACTATTGATTAACAATGTAATTTGTTTTACTTTCATATTACTGAAATGTAACTTCACTAGCGATAGTGAGCTCTATATAAACAGCCCCCTTCCTTCACAGGGGTcagtaagaaataacaaaaaccatagat
Encoded proteins:
- the dcp1a gene encoding mRNA-decapping enzyme 1A, coding for MAVREKAGQEMSLAALRQSDPYISNIVDVTGHVALYRFSPKANEWEKTDVEGTLFVYTRSASPHHGFTIMNRLNMHNLVEPVNKDLEFQLHEPFLLYRNSSLAIYSIWFYDKIDCQRIAKLMTQVVQQESERAKTWKNPSAVNGCTDRPIDILEMLSKAKNEYEQGQGLNDSGNGSYSEKPNYKKADSLEAPENSAPAQEKAVHKHLTVEELFGTSVTKEQPAANCYPSLEPSDRRPQLYAPASCEQPSPVVVKAACASFNAVASDFSHPACVAPTVFAQGPGQRPPSQAVANLISLSPSLGIATAPEGLISAIQSAPGQVSPLLSQPVPEWHLLPPLAPVSSSSVVNSSHSGADLLHKLKLIPHTDQVQTQPLSKASIAPKFSSALGQLATPESFKGGIMKPVPSTGLVMAPLQNVLDKKECEVLPQPKCLPKVVSATPYVAQMSTVGPSVLMSPSVFHQSVQEEKARMSPIDSALSDPSKFVLSRSQLQETLIHLIKNDSGFLNSLHDVYLQLYAKSADNGKL